CGTGTACTTCGTGCTGCTCGCCGTCAAGCTGTGGGCGCTCGTCGACGCCTCCTTGCGTCCTGCCGCCGCCTACGACGCGGCGGACAAGCTGACCAAGACCGGCTGGCTCTGGATCCTCGGTCTCACCTTCCTGGCCCACCTGCTCCTGGGCAGCTTCCTGCTCTCGATCCTGGGTACGGTCGCGGCCTTCGTCTACCTGCTCGACGTCAAGCCCGCCCTGGCGGAGCTGACCCGGCGGCGCCGGTGAGGACCTCTCTGTGACCGACCAGCTCCCTGACCACGAGACCGACGCCGGAACCGAGGCTGCGACTCAGCGGCCGCGCCTGAACGAGCGCATCCGGCACATGCTGGTAGGGGTGTTCCTCCTCGACGCGGGCGTCCTGTTCGTCACCTCGGTCCTGGCCTGGTACTGGCAGGGCTCCATCGACAAGAGGTGGCCCGAACCCCCCTACCCGTTCCACTGGGCGCCGGTGCTCGGCCCCGGGCTGATCATCACCTGGTTGCTCATGCTCGTCGTCCTCGGCGCGTACCGGACACGCAACTACGGGACCGGGTTCGAGGAGTTCCGTGCGATCACGGTGGCCTCGGCGATCACCTTCGGGCTCGCCTGCGCCGGGGGCTTCCTGTCGTACTACCAGCCGACCCGCGGGTACGTCCTCATCTTCTTCGCCCTCGGCACTCCCATGCTGCTGCTGGTCCGCTATGTCGACCGGCAGACGCTGCACAGCGCTCGCAAGCAGGGGCGCCTGGCCATCCGGACGATCGCCGTCGGGTCGCCGGTCGCGGTCGCCGAGCTGGTGGAGGTGCTCGATCGGGCGCCGTGGATGGGCTACCGCCTCGTCGGCATGTGCGTGCCCGGTGCGCAGGACCATCTCGAGACCGGCGTCCCGGTCTTCGGTGACATCGAGGACGTGCGTCAGGTCGCGATCGACCAGGGCGCGGACGCCGTGATCGTCGCCGGCGGTTCGTACTCCTCGGCAGCCGACCTACGCCGTCTCGGGTGGGCGCTCCAGGGTCTCTCGATGGAGATGCTGGTGGTCCCCTCGCTCACCGACATCGCCGGTCCGCGGGTCCACATGCGGCACGTCGCCGGCCTGCCGTTCGTGCAGGTCGAGGAGCCGCAGAGCGACCGCGCCGGTGGCTGGATCAAGCGCGCTTTCGACGTGTCCGCGGCCTCGGTCGTGGTCTTCCTCCTCTCCCCGCTGCTGATCGCCACGGCGCTCATCATCTGGGTGCAGGACCGCGGCCCGGTGTTCTACCGGCAGACCCGGGTCGGCATCCGCGGCACCGAGTTCAAGATGATCAAGTTCCGCTCGATGGTGGTCAACGCCGAAGCGCTGCGCGCCGAGCTCGAGCAGCACAACGAGGTCGACGGGGTGCTGTTCAAGATGACCAACGACCCGCGGATCACGGCGTTCGGTCGGTTCATCCGGAAGTACTCGATCGACGAGCTCCCCCAGCTGCTCAACGTGCTCAAGGGCGAGATGAGCCTGGTCGGCCCACGGCCCCTGCTCCCCGCCGACGTCGAGCGGTACGAGAAGGACACCCACCGCAGGATGCTGGTGCGACCGGGCATGACCGGCCTCGGCCAGGTCTCGGGCCGCTCCGACCTGTCCTGGGCGGAGACGGTCCGTCTCGATCTCTACTACGTCGACAACTGGTCGATGGTCAT
The DNA window shown above is from Marmoricola sp. OAE513 and carries:
- a CDS encoding DUF2516 family protein produces the protein MFFADLQYSITTVVYFVLLAVKLWALVDASLRPAAAYDAADKLTKTGWLWILGLTFLAHLLLGSFLLSILGTVAAFVYLLDVKPALAELTRRRR
- a CDS encoding sugar transferase; protein product: MTDQLPDHETDAGTEAATQRPRLNERIRHMLVGVFLLDAGVLFVTSVLAWYWQGSIDKRWPEPPYPFHWAPVLGPGLIITWLLMLVVLGAYRTRNYGTGFEEFRAITVASAITFGLACAGGFLSYYQPTRGYVLIFFALGTPMLLLVRYVDRQTLHSARKQGRLAIRTIAVGSPVAVAELVEVLDRAPWMGYRLVGMCVPGAQDHLETGVPVFGDIEDVRQVAIDQGADAVIVAGGSYSSAADLRRLGWALQGLSMEMLVVPSLTDIAGPRVHMRHVAGLPFVQVEEPQSDRAGGWIKRAFDVSAASVVVFLLSPLLIATALIIWVQDRGPVFYRQTRVGIRGTEFKMIKFRSMVVNAEALRAELEQHNEVDGVLFKMTNDPRITAFGRFIRKYSIDELPQLLNVLKGEMSLVGPRPLLPADVERYEKDTHRRMLVRPGMTGLGQVSGRSDLSWAETVRLDLYYVDNWSMVIDLVIMVKTVKAVLVSEGAY